The Magnolia sinica isolate HGM2019 chromosome 3, MsV1, whole genome shotgun sequence genome includes the window tgatcaatttacggtccaccttcttttggtccaaccatgccaggaatgtatctgtgccatgTTCTGCATCAGTTTGCTAGTTTCTGTTATAGTAGTGTAAGCATGCAAAGTACAAACAAACAACTAACCAAAAAGTAAAAAGCTTATACTATGGAAAAGGTAAAAAGTTTATACTATGGCTGTCTTCTTACAAGGAAGATGGAGTATAAGAAAATTAGCATTTGCCTTTTAGGGCTtgttttacatatttatgatagaaaagaagaagagagggggaaaaaaaatctATACTTACTAATTCCTACAAAATCCCTAATCATAATGAAGCTTGATGATCCTATTCATCCATTCTACAGATCCATAATAGGCGTATAGAGattattgtatgtcaaataatatccaaagtgtTGGTTTCGGAAGATGGAATGTCTAATGTTCCCCGGCCTTGCCAGTTCCTTCAATCATCCATCTTTTTTCTACATGAGACCCACTAGAGACCTCATCAACATGATTTTTGGCTGCATGgaggggtccacttgatgaatgcccCAAACTCATACATGTTGCCACACTTGCATATATTGGGAGTAGGAACTAAATTCTGACAATGATTAACCCTGTCAGGGCTCTAAGATAATATACAGATAGATGACAAGCACATCATTATTTAGTTAAAGAAAGCATACATAGTTTTTCTATGAAATACCTGTGTATAATTATGTTAAGTGTgaatttgtctttttttttttaaccttttaaaaaaaaaaaaaaaaaccagctgtATATTGATATGGACAAGTATACAATATGACGATTAGGGAGAGCCCAGCTAAACAGCAGGCCACTCCtatcatatgaaaaaaaaaaaaaaaaaacaggggagCAGAAAATCAGAAGATAATGGCACTGCACCCAGCTGCTGGAGAAAGGCTGAAAGCAAAGCCACAATATGTTTGCACATGCCATCGATCACCCACAAGATGAGCGGCCAATGGACCTCTTTGAATATAAGACAATAAATCCACAGAGGGACAAACCGATGATTGAATCTGGGTGATTTGTAGACGTCCACGGACAAAGGCTTCTGCAAGAAAAGCTTTATATGATCTACATCCCTATTGCAAATCAATGTTACGAAACCTAAAGGGAAGGTGATACGATTGATTGACAGTACTAAATAGTTAATCGAAAGAGGGTGCCCCAGGTCTAACCAGCATATTTGCTTTGGGTGTGAGGGCCTATTTGTTTACCAATcgtggttgaagcatttcttcaaacatatAGGGGGCCATGGACAGCGGCGGACATGGCTGCCGCTGCCATGGATGCTGCCCAATTTCTAGCCATCAAAagaggaaaatagagagaaagagagagtaccttcaAGTGCCTTCTCAgatttcttctattctcttcaCCGTTGATGACCACGTCCGTAGGTTACTGGGCCTACACGATCTGTAGCTGTAGATCTAATCTAAGAACCCTgagaatgagaagaaaggaagagaattaaGAGAGAATGAGATTTGGAGCTGGGAGATGGAAAGTTCCAAATCAAAGATGGGAGAAGCGTAGGAGACGAGAGGGAGAGATGAGAAAGGGAGTGCTACAAACGAGGAATAGAAAGAGGGGAGAAGGGTTTTGGAGAGAAGAGGCGCGCGGGCGAAGAAGCGCGATTTGGGGTAAAatagattttaggtttttttttttatttggaagGTGTGGCGGTGGATTCATCCTACACGGGCGGCCACATAAAAACGCCCCTGATATCCATCTACAGTGGCGTTTGTTGTGGCCGCCGGTGATAAAAACGCCCCTAATAGtaatatttcttgtagtgacatcGATAAAGGGTAAGCTGGTTAGGCCTAGTGAAAATTTTTGACATGGTtctttaaataaaattataatagaatgccgataatcatatacaatataattttttttaaaatacaaatgTAATGCATCAATGGATCAAGTGGGAATCTATCCACTTACTTGAGTTGGAAACCCGTCAACCCGCATCTGCCTCTTGGTAGGCTTCTACCATTTTATAGGCATAGGCAAAGCCCgcatctactccttgagtaggcttccactagtataaTGGGCTTCTGGTAACGATTCTACTAGGATACCATCTAAGGAGGTCCCCTAGGAATTCAGCATgtgttgtgcatgcaattgaTAGATTCACCAAGTAATCACGAATCATGTATTGCATATATTATTTCGATTATCACATTTGAATCAACGTAGTCtaacacattaatcaaatcatatcattataAAAATCATACATTCATCTAAATCAATTAAGATTACATAACAACTATATCAAGGTGAGCATACAACATATCAAATAATTCatttattttaacttgatgaatggaaaacatatcgggatcactcaccttgatgtgatggAAATGATTCCGTGAACCAAAAGTTTGAATTGAATTAGAACTtcttaaaatcacataaataagaattttctttaatCTTCCAAATAAAACGTATGATTTATTATCTATCATTTCTTCAGATCGATGTTGACCATCTAATGGTCCGATCAAtctaaaatttaagattttaatttattttaatcttaaGGAACTAATAAATGGTGATAATTTAATCACACATTTCATATTATGCCATATAATTCTCTGTGCCAAGTCATATATTGCACAGAGAATTACTCTTCCACTATTTATTCAATTTCGTtagattaagaaaaaaaaaattggtagAGATATGATCAGTACGGTCCATTAAGGTGTTGAATTGGTCTGATTCTTaaaaatattacataattaagtCTTATAATACCCATGACTAATACAGATCATACTAATTGATGTCTATCATAGAAAAAATCTCACATTCTACACATTAGCCTTAAAGTTATACGTATATGTTAAAATCTCATATTCTACACATTAGCCTTAAAGCCACGCACATACCTTTTCAAATGAATGAATTAAATCTACACAATAAATGTTTGATTGATCCAATTCATCCAATGTATAGATCATATCAAATTAACtattgcataaataaaataaagaaaaacataaaatacaAACCTGAATAAGTGAATTCCAAAAATCTTCCTTCCTACTTTTCCTTTCGTATTTTTTTTCCTACGAGTTTTTCTTTAGTTCTTCTAGTTTTGAAAGAACTCTCGCTCTCTTACGTTCCCTTTTTAAGAGAGATGGAGATTACGagaaaagttttgaataaagagACATAAAAGGAATGATAATAAGATCGATAGATTTTTTTTTCCActcaaaattaaattttaaaattttaaatttaaattttattaacaAAAATTGGAGGGTTACAATGTTCGTGGGAGCAAACGTCGGCTTCATGCCAATTTTCCTAAGTGAAGTGTTTCGGGGACAAACATTCGTCGGGCCAAACTGACCTTGAAGGTGGTTGGGCCGAGCTATCCTTGAAGGTGGTCAGGCTGAGCTATCCTTACAGGTGGTTGTACTTTATTTTCTCATAACAACAATCATTCTGTGAGTGTACACTTAAAGTTACATGAGTAAGATATAAGTAACATAATGAAATTAGTGAGAAACATTTCGTAAGTATATGcctaagataaaataaatagcATATATAGAATTGAATAAAACTACCCACGTATTTTGTAcatgtattaaaaaataaaaaaaataaaactatcTGAATTGTGAAACCTATGGCTCGAGAGTGAAAAAATTACACATGAATGGTGTACTAAACTGCCGATTGATGAACATCTAATAGACGGCCAAAATGAAAAATGTTCAACAGTCAAAGTCAACAAATAAATCTTCAATAATCGAACGTTACAGTTGTTCGAACAGTATGATGATACGGTATTTTGTGCTATCTACTGTTGATTCGGTCATTTGGACCGTCCAGTTTGAAAAACACGATTcagcgtgtcgaacatcaatgaCAATGCCAGACTATATATCAAATGATTaagactttttcttctttttttttcaagataCATCTTCACTTCCTCTTACTTTCCTCAGGAGCGGGTCCAGTCTGGCAGACCCGACTCTCACACCAGAAAAACCGCGTGAGCGAAAActgcgatctctctctctctctccgtataTACATCCGTCTccaaacatccaaaccatccatggaGAAAAACTATCTCCCAATGGGAAAACGCAGGTGGATTAAGAAGAAATGCAAGGACGCATGGCGGTGGCCTTGGCGATTCAACCGCTCTGCCTGGCGATGGAATCGCCTCAGATTTCAACGGTCCCTCCTCGACAACATTGTCTTCAGAATCCTCTCCATCATCGAAGCCATCGTCGTCGTTCTCCGTCTCTGTATCTTTTTCCTCCGCTTTGGTGGTCGCGTCTAATTACTAATATACCCTCCTGTCCTTCGTAAATGACCATTTCATTAATTTCATTAGTTAATTACTAATTTACCCTCAAGACATTCGTTTCATACCCATCGAGTACACCCACTGTAAATACCGTCAGATGATAAGAGCAAGATCCGTGTTCTTCTTTCTAGTCTGTTTTGATGGAGACTCCATACCCAAAACCCATAAACCCGAGCCAGACCCGAGTGGGCTGGATCGGCATCGGCGTCATGGGCTCGGCCATGGCCGCCCGTCTCCAAGCCGCCGGCTACATCCTCACCGTCTATGCTCGCAACCCCTCCAAAGCCGCCCAATTGCagagccatggggcccacctcgccGCCTCCCCTGCTAAAGTCGCCCGACTGAGCGACGTCGTCTtcaccatggtgggccacccatCCGACGTTCGCTCCGTCTATCTCGGCGAAGCCGGCATCCTCTCCGGCCTCTCCGAAGGCGGCGCCGTCATTGACCACACAAGCAGCCACCCGGCGCTCGCTCGTGAGATTGCTGCCGCGGCCCGCGATAAGGGATGCTGGGCCGTCGATGCGCCGGTCTCGGGAGGGGACATTGGAGCGAGGGAGGGGAAATTGGCGATCTTGGCAGGCGGGGATTGCGGTGTGGTGGGATGGCTGTCGCCGCTGTTTGAGATAATGGGGAAGGCGACGTATGTAGGCGAGCCGGGGTGTGGGCAGAGCTGCAAGATTGCGAACCAGATCACAGTGGGGGGGAATTTGTTGGGTTTGAGTGAGGGGCTGGTGTTTGCAGAGCGTGCAGGGATCGATTTGAGGAGGTTTCTGGAGGCGGTGGGCGATGGGGCGGCAGGGTCGAAGGCGATGGAGTTGTTTGGGGAGAGGATGATTGGAAGAGATTTTAGGCCAGGTGGGTTTGCAGAGTATATGTTGAAGGATTTGGGGATGGGACTGGTTGGCGGGGATGGTGAGGAGGAAGGTGGATCGGCGGTGTTGCCTGGAGCTGCTCTGTGCAAGCAATTGTATGTGGGAATGGTGGCTAATGGGAACGGAAAGATGGGACATCACGGTCTTATTACTGTTATAGAGAGGATCAATGGCAAGTGAAATatatgtatctctctctctcgtgaaatatatgtatctctctctctctctctctctctctctctctctctctgtttctcttctTGCATTGTGGTTTTTGGGAGACTTAAAGAAAATGGGTTTTGTGACTTTGCTCTGTTTGCTTGGACCGAGATGATGATCTACTAACTGTATTTCTCGTCTTGCGTAGAGGGTCACACACCCGATGAATGGGTGGATCTCCTTcatcgtttggatgcctgtaagttgcaAAGGAGTTGCAAAGGCTTTACAAGCTGTAAACAGGTTACTGCCTAAGCCCAGTAAACAGGCATGTTTCGTACTTGCCCTTAAAAAGGTGAGGGGAGgatgggacatccaccattaaaaacttctggacATCCACCGTATatgttagaacacaatggttGATATACACTTATGATATTTGGGGTCCATCCCAATGTGTATgatacatccaatctattcatgtaCTTCCCTTATGCTCTCTTATAGCTCTAAAAAAACAGCTCATCCACTATCACATGGACCAGGTGAGGGGAGGATgggacatccaccgttaaaaacttctggaTTGCATTTGGGGCCACTGTGATAAGTGGAAGACATCCAATTCGTTTAGTGTGTTTAGTGTGTGTATGCTTTAATGTTCTCTCAATGtcattaaaaaaatcaagtaTTCTTTACATGATATGCATATTTTGAAAGGTTACCACCCAAGGTCTATGGTATGGATACTTTAGTCATCCTAATTAAGATTAACACTTAGAAGTCAAATGAGACGACATGTAAGCCAATTACACCTAAAACTCTTTTCAATGTAATGTATTTACATCTAAAAAAAATTATAGGTATCCATTAGTGGAAGTCACACACTCCTTGTACTAGCAGGTAATGCTAAGGGGTCGTCtagcaccatggatttgaggggatttcaaatccccttagACACCGTAGAGTAATTGTGGGTTTGGAAATCAAcgttgaaagcttggattacatctaaaatctttccaagagttgcatgtgtaacatgtgtgtcactagaaagattggattacatctaaaatctttccaagagttgcatatgtaacatgtgtgtcactagactattaatctattggacacgtggcccactaacaatatcttagaataattagattatcaattacatcactataattactttaatacgatgatcaacGATGTccgaacattgtccatgtaaatcaacggttaaaaattgttAGTTAGTTACTCGAACATAATTTTATGCTTgtagcccatccgagacttgaaatttcatcattttcgagcaaagtatatatttctgcgggcttattacaaccattgtatcaaactacaaccattgtgtcaaacattatgtacattcactaattagagatattaaagttgatttattaattaaattcaaacccttgtaaatatactatgtataactacttttggattaaagttcaCTCCGAGTCCACCGTGCCAAATACAATAAGAGAATTTCAAATCTAGGGGTTCTGAATCCAAcaggttccaaatccacaccacCAAACGGGCCTTAATGTTTTCATTCCCTTCTTTGTTGCGAAAAAGGAGGGATTCCATCTCTTTCTCAAaatcttattattgttattattattcttaAAGGCAAGGAAACCAAAGGTTGCCTCAACCAGCTCGTGTGATGAGTATGGGATATCATTGCTTGGTTAAGCATGCTATATCAGCATAGCTTGTCAGTGCGCCTAATACGATGAAATCTGCTCACCTATCATTATCCCTGTGCAAATTGCACCGCAAAAAAGCAAGGGTAAAAATACATTTATCCAAAGCAAGTGCTATTGTGCAAGTGAGCACATCTACCACAAGTTGCAGTGTCCATCTTCAACAGACCCACATGCATCAGATGTGCAAGTCTACCTTCAAGCACTCCACACGTGCTATAACTGCTACCGAAGGTCTTCaaacaggaaacggattggctactccccctgccaccagccctgtggctcgtgttcggtgctctgtgggcccactatgatgtatgtatttcatccatttttacagatcattttaaagctttatcctgaaaatgagaaggatataaaccTCAGCTGGGCCAtacaaaaggaaaacaatagtgattggatatccaccatttaaatgctcctaaggcccactgtactgtttatttgacatccaatatgttgattaggtcatgcagacccagctgaagggaaaaaaacatatattagcttgatccaaaacttttactgcccccaaaaagttttgaatggcattcaaccctgtttcctgtaacgtagtccacttgagattggaatatacctcaatttttagattgggatatacctcattttttatttcataccataaaatgatctagaaaaatagataacaatcatacaacatggtggggcccacagaccaccagccccggtatctttcactcaatctaccacttgagctgtggatcaGGGTGTCACAGGAATGCTACCTTTGCATGTACCGACATTAATATGAGCACCACGTGCTGGAATTTGATTGAGGGATAGACGGCTATCAAAGATGGGTCTTGTCGAGTGTATAGGCaactgaacaactttcaaattAGGACTGATTGGGTACTGCCCAACCTATCCCAAGCTTGGCACAAGCCAAGGCTTTGactgggccatcatgatgtatgtgttttatttacactgtccatccatttttttcatataattttagggtataagcccaaaaataagtcaaatcgaaggcccaaatggaccacatcataagaaacatcAACAATGACACCCATCGCAATAACGACACTCATGGTTGAacccttcctagggcccactatgtcACGTCTTGAAATTCGGTATTCAAGTTGGCCAGGCTCGAATCTAAATTCACGGACCATGAATTGACTTTAAACAAAATATGCATAGCAACCcgcattatttttataattttcaaggcaatcagagtaactaaaatgttaaaaataattatcattaaataacatCCACGGATCAATCcttgaatatttaattatattgatatttaaaaataaataataacaaaatacattaaattttaattaatttctaaaaaaataagagaaaagtcttcaatcttgcccAACTAATTCTTTTTATACAAACCCTGCAAAATAATCTATACGAATGTGAGAGCGAGGCCTCGTAAGGTCACATCcttctcaaaattgaaaattttacgaTAATACCAATATAATACAATAACATAAATATAACTTATAGGTGAAAGTCGCTTCAAAGTTATCATGTTTAGATGTAAACTGTAAGTCATTAAAAGtaaagtaatttttgtttttcggtaacttgtaagttacttacaaatAACAAGTTATATATTCACACTAAACAAATCTTAGAGTAAGAAATTGTTCCAAAATATTATGAAATGACGAACTATAGATGTCTTAGAGGAGGGAGgagggtaaataggactatgtcaaatattTCGATTCAATGCGAAATAATAGATCAAATAAACTCAATTACgtaaagtattgaattcttgatatcaaatagttcttaggacaaccttcacctaaaggatTTATATAGGACAAACTTATTTTATGACgtttttgaaatcaaaatatcaattaTCGCAAGAATAAATGAAGCACAAGATatacataaataataaaaagcaATAACGACAATGCACAAAAGAATTATATTGATTTGGTGCCTAAACGCAGCCTACTCcgctcccaaaattactacactcACAATTTTGGCTTTTACTATCTCAAGATTTTacaaggtcaccttaacaacctgatatagTTATTACAATTTTCACAGGCTATTACAATTAAACCCATTTTGTAATTTTCATGAGATCACCACAAATAAACCCGTTGAGATTTTCGAGCTATCTCAGAAGCAATTCaaattgaaataaatataaatatagtacttatcttcgattggcgAGTCAAAGTCGTAACTATAGCTTGAATTCAATGATCCTCTTCTTGGAATGTAGATGAAGTTTTTGTATGAGTTTAgcccaaaaagaaataaatagatctaatatattttcaataaaatgaatgtgccctaatgctgcaaattcgattctctatttctcaagtagagtacGAATTACTCTACTAAAACAGTTTAAACTAActtaagagaaaaaataaaattagctaaaataaatataaaaattacagcGCAACTAGTTTAAGGAGGCTTCGAGTTTCTCTTTTTACAACACCGAATAGATCTATCAATTTCCGTGGTTTTAAGAGTAAGAAAGATCCTCTATTTATAACCAAGAATTTTAGAAGTTTGACTAGCCCGATAGTCGGTTCAGCTAGTCGGATTCCAAAGATTACGTTCCAACGAAACTTAAATTTCGagggataagatctttcaaaaatttgactAGCCTAAACGTAAGTTCAGCTAGCCAACCAGCCAACCAAGTGGTTCGACTAGCCCAATTTGCCTAAAATCCGAAGATGTGTCATTGCTAGAAACTTGAGTAAACCCACCTTGGGCTGCTCGAAGGTTATGTTCAGCTGGCTGAACCTAGATTAGGCTAGCCGAACAGGCGTGAAAAAATCTTTTCAAATCTACCTTTTTGCCCAAATATTATAGGGTTGGCCCAAGTTAGTTATGCTGGCTGAATCAAATGTCAGACTAGCCTAATCTAagtgtatttaacataaaatatgaTTATACTTATGCATGTGTAAAATACACCTAACATATAATCAATTTAGGTTTATATCACCCGAAGGTTGACTCATACAACGTATTCTGAACTTCAAACCATAAATGATCTTGTCTTtagatgttgagtcttcttttCAAATGCTTGATCGAATTAATAACTCATCTTCAGTAGAACTTGCAATCCTAACagaactacgaaatttgacaaattatAATGTGCttaaatataagcacttacataTTATCTCACAGAAGAAATCTTAGCATCAAATATGTTATTTCGTTAAGCCCATTTAAATGAATGTTTAAGCCAATTATtaggctaaaccaatcatcaagtgggtcacaaaaATAGGCCCACATATTCAAAATACTTACAAT containing:
- the LOC131239096 gene encoding uncharacterized protein LOC131239096, producing METPYPKPINPSQTRVGWIGIGVMGSAMAARLQAAGYILTVYARNPSKAAQLQSHGAHLAASPAKVARLSDVVFTMVGHPSDVRSVYLGEAGILSGLSEGGAVIDHTSSHPALAREIAAAARDKGCWAVDAPVSGGDIGAREGKLAILAGGDCGVVGWLSPLFEIMGKATYVGEPGCGQSCKIANQITVGGNLLGLSEGLVFAERAGIDLRRFLEAVGDGAAGSKAMELFGERMIGRDFRPGGFAEYMLKDLGMGLVGGDGEEEGGSAVLPGAALCKQLYVGMVANGNGKMGHHGLITVIERINGKRVTHPMNGWISFIVWMPVSCKGVAKALQAVNRLLPKPSKQACFVLALKKAAILSHPFPPTKASQRDSKMANGALCAPPSSSLHSSLIQRHHNTLLPLCPSTISFSLKKRTATFTTRALLSSTRESVLKSFHERNALKIISGLQNFDRDNVASVITAADKGGATHVDIACDPELVKLAINITSLPICVSSVDPEAFPDAVEAGAHMVEIGNYDSFYEMGRLFSPDEILKLTKETKRILPSVTLSVTVPHTLSLPDQIKLAELLEQEGADIIQTEGGKCSNPSKPGVLGLIEKATPTLAAAYSISRVVKIPVMCSSGLSAVTAPMALTAGAAGVGVGSAVNKLNDVIAMMAEVKSIAESLGLSANCSNKEMRALVP